One Engystomops pustulosus chromosome 7, aEngPut4.maternal, whole genome shotgun sequence DNA window includes the following coding sequences:
- the LOC140070226 gene encoding olfactory receptor 1S1-like yields the protein MCQNNQTKVSEFILLGFYSFQDFKILPFLLFLFIYIVILCENLLIVLLISVSHYLKHPMYIFLQNLAVADILSTSNAVIPLLHVILKKTGRIHVSNCIFQYYILCFSGFAQSFLLTVMSFDRYLAICYPLHYATIINSRNSIQLVCSSWLVAFILITSEIILIYRLQFCNSNVIDHFFCDIAPILQLSTSDTTLVSWYDFVLSLFLIFVPFILVIISYICIIITILKMSSVIGRKKAFSTCSSHLTVVCTYYGTLIAIYLVPSSKNVLDENKFRTLMYTVITPLLNPIIYSLKNQEIIGSMKKLLNYSKE from the coding sequence ATGTGCCAGAATAATCAGACAAAGGTTTCTGAATTTATACTTCTTGGATTCTACAGCTTCCAGGATTTCAAGATCTTACCTTTTCTTCTATTCCTCTTCATCTATATTGTTATACTCTGTGAGAATCTTCTGATTGTCTTACTTATTTCTGTAAGTCACTACCTTAAACATCCTATGTATATTTTCTTACAAAATCTGGCTGTAGCTGACATCCTGTCTACGTCAAATGCCGTAATTCCACTGCTAcatgtcattttaaagaaaactGGGAGAATACATGTTTCAAATTGCATATTTCAGTATTATATACTTTGTTTCTCAGGATTTGCACAGTCATTTCTCCTAACAGTAATGTCATTTGATAGATACTTAGCTATCTGCTACCCTTTACATTATGCTACTATAATAAATTCTAGAAATAGCATTCAGCTGGTCTGTTCTTCTTGGCTTGTGGCTTTTATACTTATAACAAGTGAAATAATTTTAATATATCGGTTGCAGTTTTGTAATTCAAATGTCATTGACCATTTCTTTTGTGACATTGCTCCAATCCTGCAACTTTCAACCTCAGACACGACATTGGTTTCATGGTATGACTTTGTGTTATcactatttttaatatttgtgcCATTTATTCTTGTTATTATATCTTACATTTGTATTATCATCACAATTCTCAAGATGTCTTCCGTCATTGGCCGTAAAAAGGCGTTTTCAACTTGTAGTTCTCACCTGACTGTTGTATGTACATATTATGGGACTTTAATTGCAATTTATCTGGTGCCATCATCAAAAAATGTTCTTGATGAAAACAAATTTCGGACtttaatgtacacagtgataacCCCACTGCTGAATCCTATCATTTATAGCCTCAAAAACCAGGAGATCATTGGGTCTATGAAAAAGTTGTTGAACTATAGTAAAGAATAA